From the Chryseobacterium fluminis genome, the window TGGTAATCTTTTATTTGTTAACTCGAATTCTAAAGCCACTCATGATGGAATTATGCAATGGAATAAGGCAAGCATCATTGATATGTATAAAATCAACCAGCAATATTATTCCGGAAGCTTTTTGGTGCCTGACGGCCATGGTGAAAAAGTTAAGGATATGCTTATTGTTGGAGAATACATATATATTCTAATTGGAAATGAAATTGTCAAATATCATTTTGCGCAACCGATACTTGATGAATTTCGCAGGTAATGCCGAAAACCTGAATTAATTGTAGGCACATCTTAATACTTATTATTATGAAAAATCTTAAAACAGTCCTGATTCCCGTAGCCGTTCTAGTATTCGGTGTCGGAAGTGCTTTTGCAACCAATAAAGCAAAAACAGACAAAAAAGCAGAAATTGCTTATTACTTCGATGCATCAGCTCCCAATGAGAAATGTATTGTTGTAGGTGAGGTAGACTGCAATCCGACAAGTGGCCCGATCTGCACAGAATTGGTGGGTGGATCCCCAAGGGTCATGCAGCAATTCCTGAGTGATACCGAGTGTGGCGTAACGCTTCACAGAAATTAAAAAAAGAGGATGCCGAAAGGCATCCTTTTCTATAGTTAATCGATCCAGTCAGGTTTTTGTTCTCCTTTCAAATAGTACCCAAACCACTGAAGAATTCTATTATGAAGATCTTTGGCAGTGGTTTTTGAGGAAAAGATATGCCCTTCGTCGGGATAGGCAAGCAATGTTGCATTTTTATTATTTCTTTTTAGGCCAATAAAGAATTCCATGACCTGTCCCCATTCAATATTCTTATCCTTTTTTCCTGTCCATAAAAGTACCGGTTTTGATACGTGTTCTACATAATTGATAGGATTATTTATAAAATAAAGGTACTTATCCTTAACAAATGGTTTTTTCATCTCATACTGTCCGTTCTCAAACTGCCAGTAAAAAGGACTGATAAATTCTTCGTTTAGGGAATAATAAGATCTGATAATATCACTATTGCCCGCACCCGATACATAGGTTGCAAACCGATTGGAATGGGTGGCTATAAAATTAGTGATATAACCGCCATGGGAATGTCCTGTTAATGCCATCTTTTCAAAATCGATCAACGGGTTTCCGACTAAGGCATCGATTGATCTATTGACACAATCCAATGCTGAAATTCCAGTGCCTTTATTGTCAAAAACTATATCGGGCATATAAACAAAATAGCCTTTTTCAATAAGCGTTCTAATGCTAAATCCCGTATCAATATCATTCTCCAACAGCAGTGGAAACTGATTTATTTTATCACTTTGTATCTGATAGACATGGACTACCATTGGATACTTTTTTCCCTCTTTAAAGTGCAGAGGATAATATAAAATACCTCTAAGCCCCACTCCTTCAGCATTTTTATACCTAATGGTTTCAACTTTAATCATCGATTGGGCTTCATCTCTTTTATTTGATCGGAAGAGTACTTTTTTACTGTAAAATCTGCGGACATCGATGATCTGCTTAGGCTGATTGAAATTTTCCTCTGTAAATAAGTAGGCTTTTTTTGCGTTATCAGTTTTTTGAAGGACAATTTTTGACTGAGTCGAGTTGATCATTCTGTGGTACTTGTTGCCATCTTTTTCAAATACCGATTTCGTTAAATTCAATTCATCATTGACTTCGAATAAATAATTAAACGAGTTAAGAACTTTGCAATAGAAAGAAATCTCAAAAGGGTAATTTGGAAAATT encodes:
- a CDS encoding DUF6520 family protein, yielding MKNLKTVLIPVAVLVFGVGSAFATNKAKTDKKAEIAYYFDASAPNEKCIVVGEVDCNPTSGPICTELVGGSPRVMQQFLSDTECGVTLHRN